A section of the Pseudomonas prosekii genome encodes:
- a CDS encoding glutamine synthetase family protein, producing MTAEGFLEGRRLQMARGVLLQCIMGGYPPARFYGSDDGDLALVPDSAQIHRLPWSRQPRALAICDADELSGESSALSTRGQLKAVIARYAARGLAPVVATELEFFVFAPNSDPTQPFQPPLGLDGRREEGHSAFSVSSNNGLRPFFSEVYECMAALGLPRDTFMHEMGVSQFEINLLHGDPLLLADQTFLFKHLLKEVALKHGLTVVCMAKPLAHTPGSSMHIHQSIVEIGSGRNVFSDQHGQPTATFRHFIGGQQAGMADFTALFAPNVNSYQRLCHPFASPNNACWSEDNRAAGLRIPASSPVARRVENRLPGADANPYLAIAASLAAGLHGIENELEPSAAIQGEFVVPDNLSLPCTLHAALERLKRSQLAMELFGKEFIEGYIASKTMELTSFFDEITPWERRVLAAQA from the coding sequence ATGACCGCCGAGGGTTTCCTCGAAGGACGCCGGTTGCAGATGGCGCGGGGCGTGCTGCTGCAATGCATCATGGGCGGATATCCGCCAGCGCGGTTTTACGGCAGCGATGATGGTGACCTCGCATTGGTGCCGGACTCCGCACAGATTCACCGCTTGCCCTGGAGCCGCCAGCCGCGCGCGTTGGCCATCTGCGACGCCGACGAATTGAGCGGCGAGAGCTCGGCGCTGTCGACGCGCGGCCAGCTCAAAGCGGTCATCGCCCGTTACGCCGCGCGCGGTTTGGCGCCGGTGGTGGCGACTGAACTTGAGTTCTTCGTGTTCGCGCCCAATTCCGATCCGACCCAACCGTTCCAGCCGCCGCTGGGCCTGGACGGTCGTCGTGAGGAAGGGCACTCAGCGTTCAGTGTCAGCTCCAACAACGGCCTGCGCCCGTTCTTCAGCGAAGTCTACGAATGCATGGCCGCGCTGGGCTTGCCGCGCGACACGTTCATGCACGAGATGGGCGTCAGTCAGTTCGAGATCAATTTGCTTCATGGCGATCCGTTGCTGCTGGCCGACCAGACATTCCTGTTCAAGCACCTGTTGAAAGAAGTCGCGCTCAAGCACGGTTTGACCGTGGTGTGCATGGCCAAACCTTTGGCGCACACGCCGGGCAGTTCGATGCATATTCACCAGAGCATCGTCGAGATCGGCAGCGGGCGTAATGTGTTCAGCGACCAGCATGGCCAACCGACCGCGACGTTCCGGCATTTCATCGGCGGGCAGCAGGCCGGCATGGCGGACTTCACCGCGCTGTTCGCGCCCAACGTCAATTCGTACCAGCGCTTGTGCCATCCGTTCGCCTCGCCGAACAACGCCTGCTGGTCCGAAGATAACCGTGCGGCCGGTTTGCGCATTCCGGCGAGTTCGCCAGTAGCCCGGCGCGTGGAAAATCGCCTGCCTGGCGCCGATGCCAATCCGTACCTGGCGATCGCCGCGAGCCTGGCTGCGGGGCTGCACGGCATCGAAAACGAGCTCGAACCGAGCGCGGCGATTCAGGGCGAATTTGTCGTCCCGGATAATCTTTCGTTGCCATGTACCTTGCATGCCGCTCTTGAGCGTCTGAAGCGTAGTCAATTGGCGATGGAACTGTTTGGCAAGGAGTTCATCGAAGGCTACATCGCTTCGAAGACCATGGAGTTGACCAGCTTCTTTGATGAAATTACTCCCTGGGAACGGCGTGTTTTAGCAGCCCAGGCCTGA
- a CDS encoding MFS transporter, whose protein sequence is MRQIWKSFRALYFASLMMLIGSGLLSTYLALRLAADNVDSLWVGALMAANYFGLVLGGKIGHRLIARVGHIRAYAACAGIVGAAVLGHGLIDWLPAWLFLRVIVGLGMMCQYMVIESWLNEQAEAKQRGLVFSGYMIASYLGLVLGQLILVLHPGLGLELLMLVALCFALCLVPVALTRRIHPAALHPAPMEPRFFIKRVPQSLSTVLGAGLIVGSFYGLAPLYASQQGLSTEQVGLFMGSCIFAGLVVQWPLGWLSDRYDRALLIRCFAFCLALAALPLAIMTDVPLEVLFIAGFLCSLVQFCLYPLAVAFSNDHVEGDRRVSLTAMLLVTYGVGASIGPLAAGVLMKLFGSHMLYAFFSFFALVLVWRIRPKAVTNLHVVDDAPLHHVAMPDSMSSSPLVAALDPRVDEQVVHEQMHNPVEPEPEPEPEQQPESDPATDEPEDPDAGREQSFTEARP, encoded by the coding sequence ATGCGCCAAATCTGGAAATCCTTTCGAGCGCTGTATTTTGCCTCGCTGATGATGTTGATCGGCTCGGGCCTTTTAAGCACCTATCTGGCCTTGCGCCTGGCCGCTGACAACGTCGACAGTTTGTGGGTCGGTGCGTTGATGGCGGCGAACTATTTCGGCCTGGTATTGGGCGGCAAGATTGGTCACCGACTGATTGCCCGGGTCGGCCACATTCGTGCCTATGCCGCGTGTGCCGGGATCGTCGGCGCCGCGGTGTTGGGCCACGGTCTGATCGACTGGCTGCCGGCGTGGCTGTTTTTGCGGGTGATCGTCGGTCTCGGCATGATGTGCCAGTACATGGTCATCGAGAGCTGGCTCAACGAGCAGGCTGAGGCCAAGCAACGCGGTCTGGTATTCAGCGGTTACATGATCGCTTCGTACCTGGGTCTGGTGTTGGGCCAACTGATCCTGGTTCTGCATCCGGGGTTGGGCCTGGAACTGCTGATGCTGGTCGCGCTGTGTTTCGCCTTGTGTCTGGTGCCGGTGGCCCTGACCCGACGCATTCACCCGGCGGCGCTGCACCCGGCGCCGATGGAGCCGCGCTTCTTTATCAAACGTGTGCCGCAGTCATTGAGCACAGTGCTCGGCGCCGGTTTGATCGTCGGTTCGTTCTACGGTCTCGCGCCGCTGTATGCCTCGCAACAGGGCCTGTCGACGGAGCAGGTCGGTCTGTTCATGGGTAGCTGCATTTTTGCCGGTCTGGTGGTGCAGTGGCCGTTGGGCTGGTTGTCCGATCGTTACGACCGGGCGCTGCTGATCCGCTGCTTTGCGTTTTGTCTGGCCCTGGCGGCGTTGCCGCTGGCGATCATGACTGACGTGCCGCTTGAAGTGCTGTTCATCGCCGGGTTCCTCTGTTCGCTGGTGCAGTTCTGTTTGTATCCGCTGGCCGTGGCGTTCTCCAATGACCACGTCGAGGGTGATCGCCGAGTGTCGCTGACGGCGATGTTACTGGTGACTTACGGCGTGGGCGCGAGCATCGGGCCGTTGGCCGCTGGCGTGCTGATGAAGCTGTTCGGCAGTCACATGCTGTATGCCTTTTTCAGCTTCTTCGCGTTGGTGCTGGTGTGGCGGATTCGCCCGAAAGCGGTCACCAATCTGCACGTGGTCGACGATGCGCCACTGCATCACGTCGCCATGCCGGACAGCATGTCGAGCTCGCCGCTGGTCGCGGCACTCGATCCACGTGTCGACGAGCAAGTGGTGCATGAACAGATGCATAACCCGGTCGAGCCTGAACCAGAGCCTGAGCCGGAACAGCAGCCAGAATCCGACCCCGCTACAGACGAGCCGGAAGACCCGGACGCCGGACGCGAACAAAGCTTCACCGAAGCCAGGCCTTGA
- a CDS encoding flagellar brake protein: MFNASSADDAPQPPKVLTTPLEISGNLRQLQDSHDPLIITFHERSQRFQSYLVDIDRDSNTMALDEMIPRDGERFLLAGEPYRVEGFHDGVRIAWDSNGPLTISETDGARCYRGALPTEVVYHQRRNAFRAALKLAQLVSVELGGDKLKSPISGKLLDISATGCKLRFEGDITSSLQLGQVYDRFIAALPFGSMTAPVELRYLHFEERISTTFAGVRFHNMSGLVQRQVERFVYQLQREARRFDKDDM, translated from the coding sequence GTGTTCAATGCCTCAAGCGCGGATGATGCTCCGCAGCCACCCAAGGTGCTCACCACTCCCCTGGAAATCTCCGGCAACCTGCGCCAGCTGCAAGACAGCCATGACCCGCTGATCATCACGTTCCACGAACGTAGCCAGCGTTTCCAGAGCTATCTGGTGGACATCGATCGTGACAGCAACACAATGGCCCTGGACGAAATGATCCCGCGCGACGGTGAACGTTTCCTGTTGGCCGGCGAACCCTATCGCGTCGAAGGCTTCCACGACGGTGTGCGCATCGCCTGGGACAGCAACGGCCCGCTGACTATCAGCGAAACCGATGGCGCGCGCTGCTACCGTGGCGCATTGCCGACCGAAGTGGTTTATCACCAGCGCCGCAACGCCTTCCGCGCCGCATTGAAACTCGCACAACTGGTTAGCGTTGAGTTGGGCGGCGACAAACTCAAGTCGCCCATCAGCGGCAAGCTGCTGGACATCTCCGCGACCGGCTGCAAGTTGCGCTTCGAGGGCGATATCACCTCCAGCCTGCAACTGGGCCAGGTCTACGACCGTTTCATCGCCGCCCTGCCCTTCGGCAGCATGACTGCCCCGGTTGAATTGCGTTACCTGCATTTCGAAGAAAGAATCTCCACCACCTTCGCCGGCGTGCGCTTTCACAACATGAGCGGGCTGGTGCAACGGCAGGTCGAACGCTTCGTCTATCAGCTGCAACGCGAAGCGCGGCGCTTTGATAAAGACGATATGTAA
- a CDS encoding flagella synthesis protein FlgN: MHDTNLLQLITDDFAPAQRLLELLQTESLALHGRDMPLLEEILAQKQALIILLEQHGRKRSEILVSLNLPMTREGLEQLASHSSIGDQLLAQSDVLTDLLAQCQAANVKNGQSILMQQAATANQLKILTGGEPPALYDARGSTAKLAKPRPLSQA, from the coding sequence ATGCACGATACTAATTTATTGCAATTGATCACCGATGACTTTGCTCCAGCTCAACGTTTGCTGGAGTTGTTGCAAACCGAGTCCCTCGCTTTGCACGGTCGCGACATGCCACTGCTCGAAGAAATTCTGGCGCAGAAACAGGCACTGATCATTCTGCTCGAACAGCATGGCCGCAAGCGCAGCGAAATCCTCGTCAGCCTCAACCTGCCCATGACCCGCGAGGGTCTTGAGCAACTCGCCAGCCATTCGAGCATTGGCGACCAGTTGCTGGCGCAGAGCGATGTGCTGACTGATCTGCTGGCTCAATGCCAGGCGGCCAACGTCAAAAATGGCCAGTCGATCCTGATGCAGCAGGCCGCCACCGCCAATCAATTGAAGATTCTCACCGGCGGCGAACCTCCAGCGCTGTATGACGCCCGCGGCTCCACCGCCAAGCTGGCGAAGCCCCGCCCGCTCAGCCAGGCGTGA
- the flgM gene encoding flagellar biosynthesis anti-sigma factor FlgM: MVIDFSRLNNASSLSGSTRTNVAKETADAGKSAALNTPAEQASTVKSGESVHLSNEAQQLQKVTDKLRDQPAVDNARVAELKAAIADGSYKVDSSRVASKLLNFEAQR; this comes from the coding sequence ATGGTCATTGATTTCAGCCGTTTAAATAACGCCTCGTCACTTTCGGGCAGTACTCGTACCAACGTTGCCAAGGAAACCGCCGACGCCGGCAAATCCGCAGCGCTGAATACCCCGGCCGAACAGGCCAGTACCGTCAAAAGCGGGGAATCGGTACACCTCAGCAATGAGGCTCAACAGTTGCAGAAGGTCACTGACAAGCTGCGCGATCAACCTGCTGTCGACAACGCCCGTGTGGCCGAGTTGAAAGCAGCAATCGCCGATGGCAGCTATAAAGTCGACAGCAGCCGTGTAGCCAGCAAACTGCTCAACTTCGAAGCCCAGCGCTAG
- the flgA gene encoding flagellar basal body P-ring formation chaperone FlgA, translating into MNEQTTFFRRLTSNYRKLLCVMSAVCLLPLGSPAVADAVTLPDMLIGVTQGFLEFTVEDYLATSQTEGRYEIEVKQLDPRMRMPMCDKELTATLESPATPIGRVTVKLRCEGNSPWTVFVPAQVRLFREVVTTTRPLKRSGIIEPGDVALRERDISLINQGYFTSVDQAIGQKLTRPTVADQVMTLVHLEQAEVVRKGDQVVITARSGTLSVRMPGEALSNGGMSQQIRVKNLNSMRVIKAQVTAPGQVEVSM; encoded by the coding sequence ATGAACGAACAAACGACATTTTTCCGACGCCTGACATCAAACTACCGCAAATTGCTTTGCGTGATGTCGGCCGTTTGCCTTTTGCCCCTTGGCAGCCCTGCCGTTGCTGACGCGGTTACCTTGCCTGATATGCTTATCGGCGTGACTCAGGGGTTTCTTGAGTTCACTGTTGAAGACTATTTGGCGACCAGTCAAACCGAGGGCCGCTACGAGATCGAAGTCAAACAGCTCGATCCGCGTATGCGCATGCCCATGTGCGACAAGGAATTGACAGCGACGCTGGAGAGTCCGGCAACGCCGATTGGCCGGGTCACGGTCAAGCTGCGGTGCGAGGGCAATTCACCGTGGACGGTGTTCGTACCCGCTCAAGTACGCCTGTTTCGGGAAGTCGTCACCACCACTCGGCCTCTCAAGCGTAGCGGCATTATCGAACCTGGCGATGTTGCTTTGCGTGAGCGCGACATCAGCCTGATCAATCAGGGTTACTTCACCTCGGTTGACCAAGCGATTGGGCAGAAACTTACCCGACCAACGGTAGCCGACCAGGTCATGACCCTGGTTCACCTCGAACAGGCAGAAGTGGTGCGCAAGGGCGATCAGGTGGTGATCACCGCCCGCAGCGGTACGCTCAGCGTGCGCATGCCCGGCGAAGCGCTGTCTAATGGCGGCATGTCCCAACAAATACGGGTAAAAAATCTTAATTCGATGCGCGTGATCAAGGCGCAAGTTACCGCGCCGGGTCAGGTGGAAGTGTCCATGTGA
- a CDS encoding chemotaxis protein CheV: MAGVMDSVNQRTQLVGQNRLELLLFRLDGKQLYGINVFKVREVLQCPKLTVMPKSSPVVCGVANIRGATIPILDLAMATGSGALKDKNSPFVIITEYNTKTQGFLVRSVERIVNMNWEEIHPPPKGTGRDHYLTAVTRVDNQLVEIIDVEKILAEVAPTPEAISAGVVDVETQHKALSLRVLTVDDSSVARKQVSRCLQTVGVEVVALNDGRQALDYLRKLVDEGKKPEEEFLMMISDIEMPEMDGYTLTAEIRSDPRMQKLHIILHTSLSGVFNQAMVKKVGADDFLAKFRPDDLASRVVDRIKAADIS; encoded by the coding sequence ATGGCTGGTGTAATGGATTCGGTAAACCAGCGCACGCAACTGGTAGGGCAGAATCGCCTGGAGCTGTTGTTGTTCCGTCTCGACGGCAAACAGCTTTATGGGATCAACGTATTCAAGGTTCGTGAGGTGCTGCAATGCCCCAAGCTGACCGTGATGCCCAAGTCCAGTCCCGTCGTGTGCGGTGTGGCAAATATTCGCGGGGCGACCATCCCGATCCTGGATCTGGCGATGGCCACCGGTTCCGGAGCGTTGAAAGACAAGAACAGTCCTTTCGTGATCATCACGGAGTACAACACCAAGACTCAGGGTTTCCTGGTTCGGTCGGTAGAGCGCATCGTCAACATGAACTGGGAGGAGATTCATCCGCCACCCAAGGGCACTGGACGCGATCATTACCTGACGGCTGTGACTCGGGTCGACAATCAGTTAGTCGAAATCATCGACGTCGAGAAGATCCTCGCCGAAGTCGCGCCGACCCCGGAAGCGATTTCCGCCGGTGTGGTCGATGTCGAAACCCAGCACAAGGCGTTGTCCTTGCGCGTGTTGACTGTTGATGACTCGTCGGTGGCGCGCAAGCAGGTCTCGCGTTGCCTGCAAACGGTCGGCGTCGAAGTGGTGGCGCTGAACGACGGTCGGCAAGCGCTGGATTACCTGCGCAAACTGGTCGACGAGGGCAAGAAACCGGAAGAAGAATTCTTGATGATGATTTCCGACATCGAGATGCCGGAGATGGACGGGTACACCCTGACGGCCGAAATCCGCAGCGACCCGCGCATGCAAAAGCTCCATATCATCCTGCATACTTCGTTGTCGGGTGTGTTCAATCAGGCGATGGTCAAGAAAGTCGGTGCCGATGACTTCCTGGCCAAATTCCGCCCTGATGACCTGGCATCCCGGGTAGTCGACCGGATCAAAGCAGCAGACATCAGCTAG
- the cheR gene encoding protein-glutamate O-methyltransferase CheR has translation MSTGNLDFEQFRVFLEKACGILLGENKQYLVSSRLNKLMEQQGIKSLGELVQRIQTQPRSGLREMVVDAMTTNETLWFRDTYPFEVLKNKVLPAAIKAAPGQRLRIWSAACSSGQEPYSLSMSIDEFERVNMGQLKMGVQIVATDLSGTMLTNCKTGEYDSLAIGRGLSPERLQRYFDPKGPGRWAIKAPIKSRVEFRSFNLLDSYAALGKFDIVFCRNVLIYFSAEVKKDILLRIHSTLKPGGYLFLGASEALNGLPDHYQMVQCSPGIIYQAK, from the coding sequence TTGTCTACGGGTAATTTGGATTTCGAACAGTTCCGGGTATTCCTGGAAAAAGCCTGTGGCATTTTGCTTGGTGAAAACAAGCAATACCTGGTGTCGAGCCGTCTCAACAAACTGATGGAACAGCAGGGCATCAAGTCCCTGGGTGAGTTGGTGCAGCGCATCCAGACCCAGCCGCGCAGTGGTTTGCGCGAAATGGTGGTGGATGCCATGACCACCAACGAAACCCTGTGGTTTCGTGACACCTACCCGTTTGAAGTCTTGAAGAACAAGGTGTTGCCTGCGGCGATCAAGGCTGCCCCCGGCCAGCGTCTGCGTATCTGGTCGGCGGCGTGCTCGTCGGGTCAGGAACCGTATTCGCTGTCGATGTCGATCGACGAGTTCGAGCGCGTCAACATGGGCCAGTTGAAGATGGGCGTGCAGATTGTTGCCACTGACCTGTCCGGCACCATGCTGACCAACTGCAAGACCGGCGAATACGACAGCCTGGCGATCGGTCGCGGTTTGTCGCCCGAGCGCCTGCAGCGTTACTTCGACCCGAAAGGGCCGGGCCGCTGGGCGATCAAGGCACCGATCAAGAGTCGCGTCGAGTTTCGCTCGTTCAACCTGCTCGACAGCTACGCGGCGCTGGGCAAGTTCGACATCGTGTTCTGCCGCAACGTGTTGATCTACTTCTCCGCCGAGGTGAAGAAAGACATTCTGTTGCGCATCCACAGCACGCTGAAGCCGGGCGGTTACCTGTTCCTTGGCGCATCGGAAGCGCTGAACGGTTTGCCCGACCATTACCAGATGGTCCAGTGCAGCCCGGGGATTATTTACCAGGCGAAGTGA
- the flgB gene encoding flagellar basal body rod protein FlgB, which yields MSISFDNALGIHEKALGFRAQRAEVLANNIANADTPNYKARDLDFSAVLAAQSEKTKNGAFALNMTNNRHIEAEGLSNGDESLLYRTPMQPSLDQNTVDAQLEQSSYAENAVNFQASFTLLNSKFKGLVAALRGE from the coding sequence ATGAGCATCAGCTTCGATAACGCGCTCGGTATCCACGAGAAAGCCCTGGGCTTCCGCGCCCAGCGTGCAGAAGTCCTGGCCAACAACATCGCCAACGCCGACACCCCGAACTACAAGGCTCGGGATCTGGACTTCTCCGCCGTGCTTGCCGCGCAAAGCGAGAAAACCAAGAACGGCGCATTCGCCTTGAACATGACCAACAACCGTCATATCGAAGCCGAAGGCCTGAGCAATGGCGACGAGTCGCTGCTGTATCGCACGCCGATGCAGCCGTCGCTCGACCAGAACACTGTGGACGCGCAACTGGAACAGTCGAGCTACGCGGAAAACGCGGTCAACTTCCAGGCCAGCTTCACCCTGCTCAACAGCAAATTCAAAGGGCTGGTTGCAGCCCTGCGCGGAGAGTAA
- the flgC gene encoding flagellar basal body rod protein FlgC codes for MSLASVFNIAGSGMSAQTTRLNTVASNIANAETVSSSIDQTYRARHPVFATMFQGGQAGGSDSLFQNQDAAGQGVQVLGVVEDQAELEARYEPGHPAADAKGYVYYPNVNVVEEMADMISASRSFQTNAEMMNTAKTMMQKVLTLGQ; via the coding sequence ATGTCCCTAGCCAGTGTTTTCAACATTGCCGGTAGCGGCATGAGTGCCCAGACCACGCGTCTGAACACCGTCGCCTCGAACATCGCCAACGCCGAAACCGTCTCGTCGAGCATCGACCAGACCTATCGCGCGCGCCACCCGGTATTCGCCACCATGTTCCAGGGCGGCCAGGCCGGCGGCAGCGATTCGCTGTTCCAGAACCAGGACGCTGCCGGTCAAGGCGTGCAAGTGCTGGGCGTGGTCGAGGACCAGGCCGAGCTCGAAGCGCGTTACGAGCCGGGCCATCCGGCGGCGGACGCCAAGGGTTACGTCTACTACCCGAACGTCAACGTCGTTGAAGAAATGGCCGACATGATTTCCGCGAGCCGTTCGTTCCAGACCAACGCCGAGATGATGAACACCGCCAAAACCATGATGCAGAAGGTGCTGACCCTCGGTCAGTAA
- the flgD gene encoding flagellar hook assembly protein FlgD — MSVTDSTAGLSMNDILANSSVKSSSSTGDGIASATNSATGSQKLGKDAFLQLLVTQLKNQNPLDPQDNSAFVAQLAQFSSLEGITALNDTVTSIAGNYSSSQALQASSLVGRSVIVQTGSVQVDDPTKPVTGSVNLSTSIAGGTVTITDKDGKAIRTIDLGARAAGSASFTWDGKDSSGAVVPVGTYNVKASAPIDGKATDLAVYLPATVNSVTLSQTGGELMLNLAGLGPVALSKVQTIGI, encoded by the coding sequence ATGAGTGTTACCGATTCCACCGCTGGCCTGAGCATGAACGACATTCTGGCGAACTCGTCAGTCAAGTCGAGCAGCTCCACGGGTGACGGCATTGCCTCCGCGACCAACAGCGCCACTGGCAGCCAGAAGCTGGGCAAAGATGCCTTCCTGCAACTGCTGGTTACCCAACTGAAAAACCAGAACCCGCTGGACCCGCAAGACAACAGCGCGTTCGTCGCGCAGTTGGCGCAGTTCAGTAGCCTGGAAGGCATCACCGCGTTGAATGACACGGTGACGTCGATTGCCGGCAACTACAGCTCTTCGCAAGCGTTGCAGGCGTCGTCGCTGGTCGGCCGTTCGGTGATCGTGCAGACCGGTTCGGTGCAGGTCGATGATCCGACCAAACCGGTGACTGGCTCGGTCAACCTGTCGACGTCGATCGCCGGCGGCACCGTGACCATTACCGACAAGGATGGCAAAGCGATCCGCACCATCGACCTTGGCGCACGCGCGGCCGGCAGTGCCAGCTTCACGTGGGATGGCAAGGATTCGAGCGGCGCCGTGGTGCCGGTCGGCACCTACAACGTCAAGGCCAGTGCGCCAATCGACGGCAAGGCCACGGACCTGGCGGTATATCTGCCGGCCACGGTCAACAGCGTGACCCTCAGCCAGACCGGCGGCGAGCTGATGCTCAACCTCGCAGGCCTGGGCCCGGTCGCCCTGTCCAAAGTTCAAACCATTGGTATATAG
- the flgE gene encoding flagellar hook protein FlgE: protein MSFNIGLSGLYAANKQLDVTGNNIANVATTGFKSSRAEFEDVYSATKLGSGSKTIGNGVRLANVSQQFTQGDISNTGNVLDMGINGSGFFTLSNNGSLSYTRAGTFKVDKEGFVTNSDGTAKLQGYGVDANGKIANGVLSDLRIDTSNLAPKTTTSIASTINLNSTATDIDQVANPFDPSKSASFTKQFTTPVYDTQGNKHDMDQYMVKTGANTWKTYTLIDGRNPNGSDPTNAATPPVASTMSFNSSGKLVSVTTPATPTPIVSPDLKVTGWVPGTVTNGVWAPNGASADPAGMSISMADTTQYNADTARSIPTQNGYATGQITNLTIDGSGVLLANFSNNQTKPIGQIALASFTNEQGLQPVGGTSWKETYKSGIPGYDSPETGTLGSIQSNALEESNVNLTNELVDLIKGQSNYQANAKTISTQSTIMQTIIQMA, encoded by the coding sequence ATGTCTTTCAATATCGGCCTTAGCGGTCTCTATGCAGCCAACAAACAACTGGACGTGACCGGCAACAACATCGCCAACGTCGCGACCACCGGTTTCAAATCGTCCCGTGCAGAATTCGAAGACGTGTACTCGGCGACCAAACTGGGTTCGGGCAGCAAAACCATCGGTAACGGTGTGCGCCTGGCCAACGTTTCCCAGCAGTTCACCCAGGGCGACATCAGCAACACCGGCAACGTGCTGGACATGGGCATCAACGGTTCGGGTTTCTTTACCCTGAGCAACAATGGCTCGTTGTCCTACACCCGTGCCGGTACGTTCAAAGTCGACAAGGAAGGTTTTGTCACCAACTCCGACGGCACTGCAAAACTGCAGGGCTACGGCGTCGATGCCAACGGCAAGATCGCCAACGGCGTTCTGAGTGACCTGCGCATCGACACCTCGAACCTGGCGCCGAAAACCACCACCAGCATTGCTTCGACGATCAACCTGAACTCCACTGCAACGGATATCGATCAGGTTGCTAACCCGTTCGACCCGAGCAAATCGGCGTCCTTCACCAAGCAGTTCACCACGCCGGTCTACGATACCCAGGGCAACAAGCACGACATGGACCAGTACATGGTCAAGACCGGCGCGAATACCTGGAAAACCTACACCCTGATCGATGGCCGTAACCCCAATGGCAGCGATCCGACCAACGCAGCGACCCCGCCGGTTGCTTCGACCATGTCGTTCAACAGCTCGGGCAAACTGGTCTCGGTGACCACGCCGGCCACGCCGACGCCAATCGTCAGCCCTGATCTGAAAGTCACCGGTTGGGTTCCAGGCACCGTGACCAATGGTGTCTGGGCGCCGAACGGTGCTTCTGCCGATCCGGCCGGCATGAGCATTTCCATGGCCGACACCACGCAGTACAACGCTGACACCGCGCGTTCGATTCCAACGCAGAACGGTTATGCGACTGGCCAGATCACCAACCTGACCATCGACGGCAGCGGTGTGTTGCTGGCCAACTTCAGCAACAACCAGACCAAGCCGATCGGGCAGATCGCGCTCGCCAGCTTCACCAACGAGCAGGGCTTGCAACCGGTGGGTGGCACTAGCTGGAAAGAAACCTACAAGTCGGGCATCCCGGGCTACGATTCGCCGGAAACCGGCACCTTGGGTTCGATCCAGTCCAACGCGCTGGAAGAGTCCAACGTCAACCTGACCAACGAACTGGTTGATTTGATCAAGGGCCAGAGCAACTACCAGGCGAACGCCAAGACCATCTCCACCCAGAGCACCATCATGCAGACCATTATTCAGATGGCTTGA